The Natribaculum luteum genome contains the following window.
CTCGACTTTCGTTCGGGCTATCGGTATTCTCGGTGGACCGCTCGTGACCGGGAGTATCGTCTGTGCCCTCGGCGGCATCCTGTTGCGTGGTGTCGACGGCGTGCCGTTTTGGGTCGTGGTGAACCTCCTCCTTAGCGAGGGATACAGAGCATACCAGACGATTGTACCGAAAACGTACACACAGGGGCCGTACGAAGGCCTGGCAAGTGACGGAAAACGGTTCCTCCAATTACTGCAATCGTAGAACGACGAATCTACGCCCTGTACTTACCGTTCACTACGGAATCCAATGAGCCTCTGGCCGATTCCACGACACACGTTCTCTCCTAACTGGTGTCCTGAGACTATCTGACAACAGCCAGTGCATACTCGATCGCGTCTCGACGGCTGTCGTCAGCGACGACCGCGTCTCGCGTGCGATCGATGGCTGAACCGTGTTGTCCGGCAGCACGAAACCAAGAATCGAATGCGGCGGTCTCGAGGAGACGAACGGCCAAGAGTTGAACACGTAGAGAATCTGTATGGGACCGCCGAGAGTCGAACTCGGGTCCTACGGACCCCATCCGCAGAGGATACCACTACCCCACGGTCCCGCATCAGAAACGACGAGTGTGTTCCCTTTAAGGGTGTCGTTTCACTGGCGGGCTGTCACGAGTTCCCCCTCGTCGCGGACTGCCATACTCGCGACGGGATCGTTCTCGTAGACGACTGGCGGCCGTCGGCCGAGGACGTAGCCGTCGTGCTCGCTCTCGAGCGTCTCGAGGACCTCGCCGTGTGGGTCGACGACGTCCGCGACGGGATCGCTGGCTGCGATCACGTCGCCGGCTGCGACCTGGTGGCGAACGAACCCCGACCGTGACGCGTGCGGGCCGACGTACCGCCGTACCGGAAACTCGACCGGAGCCTCGAGTTCGTGTGACGTGTCGATCCGGCTGGGGACCGCCTCGAGCATCCCCAGGCCGACCATCGCTCGATACGCGGCCGCGACGCCTGCCGCCCGGTTTTCCTCCTCGACGACGTCGAAACTGCCGAGCTCGAGCGTTAGCGCGGGGATGCCGGCGTCGTTCAGGACGGCCCCCGCAGTCGAGCGGTGGAGGTTCCGGTCTTCGTACTCCGCCGTGGGATACTCGGTGACGAGCGGAAGGTCCACCGTACGCGCGAGGTAGTCGAGTCGCGCCGCGAGTGTCCGGGCCGTCTCCTCGTCGCGCTGGGTGCCGTAGAGGACCCGATCCCGGATGACGAAGGGCATCGAGCCGACCTGTGCGGTGTGGAAGTCGAGCAGTGCGTCCGCGGAGTCGACGATGGCGTCGTAGAGCCGCCGGTCGATCAGTTCCTGGACGCGCCGGGGGCGCACCCGGTCGGCCGTCGAGTCCGGGAAGAACCGATTCGGATCGTCGTCGTGGTAGTACGACGTCCGCTCGAGTCGACGAAGTCCCGCGGGGTTGCACGTCGGAACGCAGACGACGGTGCCGGCGAGCCCGTCGGGAACGCCGTCGGCGAGGACGTCCTGTACTGCCGCGATTCCCGTCATCTCGTTGCCGTGGACGCCGCCGGTGATCCACAGCGTCGGCCCGGCGCGCTCACCGCGAGCGACGATCACGGGCAGGCGTTCCGTCCCGCCCGTCGGCAGGTCGGCTACCTCCAGGTAGCCGGTCGCGCACTCTCCTCGAGAAACTGCTGCCGTCCCGATCTCCATGCCATTCGAACGCGTACCAGGAGTCAAAACTCCTGCGTTCGTCCGCCCGAGCGACGGCCGGTGGCGATTCGACCGCTCGCGTCGGCTCGCGACTCGAGTCGCGGAACGTTCGAATGCCAACCCGTCGTTTGATCGTCCGTGCGAGCGACGTGTTGGCATGGACAGTCACGACATCACGGCCGACGACGGAACGCGACTCAACCTCTGGGAACGGTCACCGCCGGACCCCGACGCGGCGGTGGTGTTCCTCCACGGTGCGCTGACCTGTTCTCGCGCCCTGTTCGCGCCGCCGGTCCCCGGTGACGATTCGTACTCGTGGCTCCACGCCGCCGCCGAGGAGCGGGCCGCGTTCGCACTCGACGTCCGCGGGTACGGGGACAGCGAGCGACCGCCGGAGTTCGACGAGCCACCGGAGGCGAACGACCCGCCGGTACGTGCGAACGACGCGAAACAGGACGTCAGGGCAGCCTACGAGTACGTCGCCGATCGACACGAGACGGTCCACCTCGTGGGCGTCTCGTGGGGGACGATGACCGGTGGCGTCTTCGCGAGCGAGAACGATCCCGACCTCGCCTCGCTGACGCAGTGTGCGCCCGTCTACCTGCCGGCCTACGAGTTCGAAGCGGGCCTCGCAGCGCTGGGCCTCGAGCCGGACCTCGACGCGTACGTCGTCGAGACGAGAGCGGCGGTCGAGGATCGCAAGGGAGACGAGGACGACGAGGAGCTGTTCGAGGCGGTGTGGCGGACGCAAGTCGAGTCGGGACAGGGCATCGACGGCGAGGACGCCTACGTGGCCCAGACGGGTGCGTTCGCGGACGTCCGGGACGCCTGTGACGGGACGCCTCCCTACGACGCGAGCGAGATCGACGTCCCGACGCTGGTCGTTCGCGGCTCGGCCGACGTGATCTCGAGTCGCGAGGACGCGACCCGGCTGTACGACGACCTCGAGGTCGCAGGCGATCGGGCGGTGTACACGGAACTCGACGGCGGCGACCACTACGTCATGCACGGCTCGCGGCGACGCGCGCTGTACGACGCCGTGTCGTCGTTCCACGCGCGGGCAGAACGGTTGCAGTGAGACGAACCGGGTGCGTTCTCGAGACCCGCAATCGTGGCGCGGCTGACGGTTTATCTGGGCTGACGTCGTAGCCGTATCCAGACACATGCTATCGTTTCTCGTCTGCTACGGCTCCAGCGAAGGCCAGACGGCGAAGGTCGCCGATCGCATCGTCGAAACGCTCGCAAAGCGCGGTCACGACGCCACGGCCGTCGACGCCAGCGAGCGTCCGTCGGATCTCGCGATCGACGACGTCGACGCGATCCTCGTCGGAGCGTCGGTCCATGCAGGCAGACACCAGTCGTCGGTTCGCAAGTTCGTCACGTCGAACCGCGACGTGCTGGCCGCGGAACCGACGGCCTTCTTCCAGGTGTCGCTGTCGTCCGCCGACGAGAAACACGAGAGGCAGGCGCAGGCGGCCGGCTACGTCGACGAGTTCGTCGAGGACACCGGGTGGCACCCCGACCGGATCGGCCTCTTCGGTGGTGCGTTGCGCTACTCGGAGTACGGCTTTCTCAAGCGCCTGGTCATGAAACAGATCGCCAGACGTACCATGCCGGACGTGGACACGTCGAGCGACGTCGAGTTCACGGACTGGGACGAGGTCGAGGCGTTCGCCGCCGACGTCGCCGCGTTCGTCGAGGGCCGCCTCGGCGTCACGCCGCCAGCGTCCGACGCGCGAGACGAGGAGTGAGCGCGGTGCGCTCGAGGGGCGTGAAAGCGGATCGCTGCGAGTCGCTTTTGCTGTCGGCGGCGTAAGAGGTTCATGGACGACGACGAGACGTTCGACCCCGAAACGAGAGCGGCCCGTGAAGTGGCTGCAGACGCGGGACAGAAGTCGACGGACTTTCTCTCGCTGCTTCCACACTACTACCGCGGGGAGGTGAGCCAGATGTCGACGCAGATCGGTCGACTCGACCTCACGATCGACTGGGCCATCGGCGTAATCGCCGCCGTCCTCGCCCTGTCGTTCGCCTCGCAAGACAGTCCGCCCTACTTCCTGTTGATCGGCATGCTCGCGCTGACGATCTTTCTCGTGTTCGACGTCAGGCGATATCGGGCGTACGACGCGACGCGTTCGCGAGTCCGAATGATCGAGGAGAACGTATTCGCGAACGCGTTCAACCCGGAAGGATCGGTCCACCGGGAGTGGCGGCGTGAACTCGCCGACGACCTCCGAAAGCCCACCCTCAAGGTCTCCGGCCGGGAGGCGATGACCCGGCGGTTACAGCGGGTTTACTTTCCGCTGTTGACGATTTTGCTCGTCGCCTGGCTGTTTCGAATCACGTTCTTCGTTTCGGGCGAGCCGTGGTTCGAAACCGCGGCCGTGCCAGGGATCGCCGGAACTACCGTCGTCGCCGCCGTCGTGCTGTACTACCTCGGCATCCTGCTGGTGACCGTGTGGCCGACCGCCCGACAGGCCAAAGGAGAGTACTACGCCGTCGAACCGGGCGACTGGAAGCGAGACGAGTGAGTTCCTCCGTCGCGTCCGGCCGTCGAACGCCCGACGCATACGCTTTAGTAGCTTTGAGTCGAACGGACGTGTATTAATGTCATATATCATTCGAATGCCAAAACTTGGCCTCGAGATGCAACAGGGGACGCTCCTCGAGTGGGCGATCGAGGAGGGGGAGACAGTCGAGGAGGGAGAACTGATCGCAGAGATCGAATCCGAAAAGAGCATCGGTGAGGTCGAGGCGCGAGCGGACGGCATCCTGCGTCGAACCTACCTCGAGGAGGGCGAGACGGTCCCGCCGAGCACGCCGATCGGCATTCTGGCTCCCGAAGACGCCGACGTGTCCGACCTCGAGCAGGAAGTCGAGAGCGACCTCGAGGTCGACGCCGAGGCCGACGAAACACCCGAACCGGCCGAGTCGACAGCCACGGCGACAGAACCCGATGCGGGATCGGCAGACACCAGTGACGTAAAGGCGACGCCGCGTGCCAAACAGCGGGCCGACGAACTGGGCGTCGACCTCGCGACCATCGAGGGGACGGGCGTGCAGGGGGCTGTCACCGCCGAGGACGTCGAAGAGGCGCAGGCGGCGGGCGGCGACGGCGTCGAAGAGCGCGAACTGAGCGGGATGCGACGGACGATCGCCGATCGACTCGGCCAGAGTTACCGCGAGGCCGTCCACGTCACCGAACACCGAACGGCCGACGCGGCGGCGTTGCGTGCCGCTGCGACGGCGGCGTCCGACCAGCTCGAGGGGGACGTCTCGGTCACCGACGTCCTCCTGCGAGCGCTCTCCGCGACGCTGATCGAGCACCCCGAGTTCAACGCGACCTACGAGGACGGCGTCCATCGGATCTACGACGCCCAGCACGTCTGCATCGCCGTCGACGTCGAGGAGGGACTCGTCACGCCGGCGATGCGCGACGTCGAGTCGCTGTCGATCGACGAACTCGCCGACGAACGGCGGCGCGTCACCGACCTCGCGCTCGAGGGCGAGTACACGATGGACGACCTGCAGGGCGGGACGTTCACCGTCACGAACCTTGGCGTCCTCGGCGTGGAGTCGTTCGATCCGGTCATCAATCCCCCGCAGATCGCGATCCTCGGCGTCGACAGTCTCGAGGAGCGCGTCGTTCCGGGCGACGACGGCGAGCCCGCGGTGCGTCCGGTGCTCCCGCTCGACCTCTCGTTCGACCACCGGATCGTCGACGGTGCCGACGCTGCCCGGTTCCTCGCCACGCTCGTCGAGTACGTCGAGGAACCGTGGGACCTCTTCGAGGGCGTCACGCCGACCGAGGCGGCCGCAGTCACGCGCCCCGACCGGTCGGTGACGGCCTCGGCGGGGCCGGAGTTCACCGGGACGGTCTCGGCAG
Protein-coding sequences here:
- a CDS encoding succinylglutamate desuccinylase/aspartoacylase family protein — protein: MEIGTAAVSRGECATGYLEVADLPTGGTERLPVIVARGERAGPTLWITGGVHGNEMTGIAAVQDVLADGVPDGLAGTVVCVPTCNPAGLRRLERTSYYHDDDPNRFFPDSTADRVRPRRVQELIDRRLYDAIVDSADALLDFHTAQVGSMPFVIRDRVLYGTQRDEETARTLAARLDYLARTVDLPLVTEYPTAEYEDRNLHRSTAGAVLNDAGIPALTLELGSFDVVEEENRAAGVAAAYRAMVGLGMLEAVPSRIDTSHELEAPVEFPVRRYVGPHASRSGFVRHQVAAGDVIAASDPVADVVDPHGEVLETLESEHDGYVLGRRPPVVYENDPVASMAVRDEGELVTARQ
- a CDS encoding alpha/beta fold hydrolase, with amino-acid sequence MDSHDITADDGTRLNLWERSPPDPDAAVVFLHGALTCSRALFAPPVPGDDSYSWLHAAAEERAAFALDVRGYGDSERPPEFDEPPEANDPPVRANDAKQDVRAAYEYVADRHETVHLVGVSWGTMTGGVFASENDPDLASLTQCAPVYLPAYEFEAGLAALGLEPDLDAYVVETRAAVEDRKGDEDDEELFEAVWRTQVESGQGIDGEDAYVAQTGAFADVRDACDGTPPYDASEIDVPTLVVRGSADVISSREDATRLYDDLEVAGDRAVYTELDGGDHYVMHGSRRRALYDAVSSFHARAERLQ
- a CDS encoding flavodoxin domain-containing protein; protein product: MLSFLVCYGSSEGQTAKVADRIVETLAKRGHDATAVDASERPSDLAIDDVDAILVGASVHAGRHQSSVRKFVTSNRDVLAAEPTAFFQVSLSSADEKHERQAQAAGYVDEFVEDTGWHPDRIGLFGGALRYSEYGFLKRLVMKQIARRTMPDVDTSSDVEFTDWDEVEAFAADVAAFVEGRLGVTPPASDARDEE
- a CDS encoding DUF2270 domain-containing protein, which gives rise to MDDDETFDPETRAAREVAADAGQKSTDFLSLLPHYYRGEVSQMSTQIGRLDLTIDWAIGVIAAVLALSFASQDSPPYFLLIGMLALTIFLVFDVRRYRAYDATRSRVRMIEENVFANAFNPEGSVHREWRRELADDLRKPTLKVSGREAMTRRLQRVYFPLLTILLVAWLFRITFFVSGEPWFETAAVPGIAGTTVVAAVVLYYLGILLVTVWPTARQAKGEYYAVEPGDWKRDE
- a CDS encoding 2-oxo acid dehydrogenase subunit E2; this encodes MSYIIRMPKLGLEMQQGTLLEWAIEEGETVEEGELIAEIESEKSIGEVEARADGILRRTYLEEGETVPPSTPIGILAPEDADVSDLEQEVESDLEVDAEADETPEPAESTATATEPDAGSADTSDVKATPRAKQRADELGVDLATIEGTGVQGAVTAEDVEEAQAAGGDGVEERELSGMRRTIADRLGQSYREAVHVTEHRTADAAALRAAATAASDQLEGDVSVTDVLLRALSATLIEHPEFNATYEDGVHRIYDAQHVCIAVDVEEGLVTPAMRDVESLSIDELADERRRVTDLALEGEYTMDDLQGGTFTVTNLGVLGVESFDPVINPPQIAILGVDSLEERVVPGDDGEPAVRPVLPLDLSFDHRIVDGADAARFLATLVEYVEEPWDLFEGVTPTEAAAVTRPDRSVTASAGPEFTGTVSAGSFEYEFAPEAQFGGGDAPTPVDHFLGAFAACLSGSIAIQADIRDVDLESVDVEMTGEPAEGSLESVTVDVEIAADADDDVLGRIVENGERTCHVSELLREDLPVDLDWTRA